From Apium graveolens cultivar Ventura chromosome 9, ASM990537v1, whole genome shotgun sequence, the proteins below share one genomic window:
- the LOC141685483 gene encoding uncharacterized protein LOC141685483, whose translation MEFAKDIIVPTSFDPNPDVPRNHKALRRIFQGAVGALDGTLVHSVIPNDQQTCYRGRGRGECYQNVLGICDFNIIFTFVWGGWEGVAHDSRILTEVAFDPDAGFPFPPPNKYYLCDAAYTNTIGFMTPFRNTRYWAADFNGRRPLTRQEKFNHAHARLRNVIERAYGVLKSRFPILKQMAPYPFSVQKDIIIVYFAVHNFIRMKKIDDTLFAEYDNATSSDDEEEENRNEGQLNREQHYRQQWRTQGVQYMNNFRDQIANQLERM comes from the exons ATGGAATTTGCAAAAGATATTATAGTGCCAACCTCATTTGATCCGAACCCAGATGTTCCACGAAATCATAAAGCATTAAGAAGAATTTTCCAG GGAGCGGTTGGTGCATTGGATGGTACACTTGTTCATTCAGTTATTCCTAATGATCAACAAACCTGTTatagaggaagaggaagaggtgAATGCTATcaaaatgtccttggaatatgtGATTTTAACATAATTTTTACCTTTGTTTGGGGTGGTTGGGAGGGAGTTGCACATGATTCAAGAATTCTAACAGAAGTTGCATTTGATCCGGACGCGGGTTTTCCCTTTCCTCCACCAA ATAAATATTATTTATGTGATGCTGCATATACAAACACAATAGGGTTTATGACGCCATTTCGAAATACAAGATATTGGGCAGCAGATTTTAATGGTCGTCGTCCTTTAACAAGACAAGAAAAGTTTAATCATGCACATGCACGACTCAGAAATGTTATTGAACGGGCATATGGAGTATTAAAATCAAGATTTCCGATCCTAAAACAAATGGCTCCCTATCCTTTTTCCGTACAAAAAGATATAATTATAGTTTATTTTGCGGTTCATAATTTTATTAGGATGAAGAAAATTGATGACACTTTATTTGCTGAATATGACAATGCAACAAGTTCAGACGATGAAGAAGAGGAAAATAGAAATGAAGGTCAGTTGAATCGAGAACAACACTATAGACAACAGTGGAGGACTCAAGGAGTGCAATATATGAATAATTTTCGTGATCAAATCGCAAATCAATTAGAAAGAATGTAG